In Bacillus sp. DX3.1, the following proteins share a genomic window:
- a CDS encoding YajQ family cyclic di-GMP-binding protein produces MAKDSSFDIVSKVELPEVTNAINIALKEIQNRYDFKGSKSDIKLEKEVLILTSDDEFKLDQVKDVLISKLVKREVPIKNLDYGKVENATGNTVRQRATLQQGIDKDNAKKINTIIKDLKLKVKTQVQDDQVRVTAKSRDDLQAVIAAVRSADLPIDVQFINYR; encoded by the coding sequence ATGGCAAAAGACAGTTCTTTTGACATCGTTTCAAAAGTAGAATTACCAGAAGTAACAAATGCTATTAACATCGCATTAAAAGAAATTCAAAACCGATATGACTTTAAAGGAAGTAAAAGTGATATTAAATTAGAGAAGGAAGTACTCATTTTAACTTCTGATGACGAGTTTAAATTAGACCAAGTAAAAGACGTTCTTATTTCAAAACTAGTTAAACGTGAAGTACCGATCAAAAATTTAGACTACGGAAAAGTAGAGAATGCTACTGGTAACACAGTACGTCAACGCGCAACACTGCAGCAAGGTATCGATAAAGATAACGCTAAGAAAATCAACACAATCATTAAAGACCTAAAATTAAAAGTGAAAACACAAGTGCAAGACGACCAAGTACGCGTAACAGCAAAAAGCCGCGATGACTTACAAGCAGTAATCGCAGCCGTTCGCAGTGCTGATTTACCAATTGACGTACAGTTCATTAACTATCGCTAA
- a CDS encoding S1-like domain-containing RNA-binding protein translates to MYLQPGAIEQVTVLRETEIGYMVGYDDEDGYEEVFLHKNEVAGKIEEGDTIDVFLYHDHQERLTATMKTPLITTNDWNWVKVVEIIPHLGVFVDIGVSKDILIPADEFPIYTPVWPVEDDELYCTLKLTNRGRLIALPARDSDMQEIIVDATPSMRNKNVNGRVYRSLQVGSFVLTDEHFRAFLHHTERKEQVRIGERVTGRIIDVKDDGTINISLLPRKEEGMEDDAQVVYAYMEERGGAMPFWDKSHPEDIQERFSMSKAAFKRALGKLMKEEKIYQEEGWTYFKK, encoded by the coding sequence ATGTATTTGCAACCAGGAGCAATTGAACAGGTAACTGTTTTGCGAGAAACAGAAATCGGATATATGGTCGGATATGATGATGAGGATGGTTATGAAGAAGTATTCTTACATAAAAATGAAGTAGCGGGGAAAATTGAAGAAGGTGATACAATTGATGTGTTTTTATATCACGATCATCAAGAACGCCTGACTGCTACGATGAAAACACCGCTTATTACAACGAATGATTGGAACTGGGTAAAAGTTGTAGAAATCATACCTCATTTAGGTGTGTTTGTTGATATCGGTGTTTCGAAAGATATATTAATTCCAGCTGATGAGTTTCCGATCTATACACCTGTTTGGCCAGTAGAAGATGACGAACTATATTGTACATTAAAATTAACAAACCGCGGGCGATTAATTGCGCTACCGGCAAGAGATTCAGATATGCAAGAGATTATCGTAGATGCAACGCCATCTATGCGTAACAAAAATGTGAACGGACGTGTATACCGCTCACTTCAAGTTGGTTCATTTGTACTAACAGATGAACATTTCCGTGCCTTTTTACATCACACAGAAAGAAAAGAGCAAGTGCGTATCGGTGAACGCGTGACAGGTCGTATTATCGATGTGAAAGATGATGGTACAATTAATATTTCCCTACTTCCACGAAAAGAAGAGGGGATGGAAGATGATGCACAAGTAGTTTATGCCTATATGGAAGAACGTGGCGGAGCAATGCCGTTTTGGGATAAGAGCCATCCAGAAGATATTCAGGAACGTTTCAGTATGAGTAAAGCAGCATTTAAACGTGCTCTTGGTAAACTGATGAAAGAAGAAAAGATTTATCAAGAAGAAGGCTGGACGTACTTTAAGAAGTAA